In a genomic window of Spirosoma agri:
- a CDS encoding ABC transporter ATP-binding protein, translating to MQLLYSYLRRYWGLLALALLLATINQVFSLLDPYIFRKIIDQYVVKPGVDSSSVDSPGGTLLSINFWGFLQNGAGLLILQALGVAMVSRIAKNFQDYYVNVITQRLGAQLYTDGLRHSLELPYQVFEDQRSGETLGKLQKVRSDVEKLIQSFVNVLFTSVVGIVFVMWYAATVYWPIAPAYFLTIPLLGFVSSLLSKKIKTVQKTIVAETTALAGSTTESLRNIELVKSLGLAQQETERLNATTGKILKLELKKVRYIRSLSFVQGTFVNLLRNAIMLLMLFLVVRGEITVGEFFSLFIYSFAIFGPLQELGNIINIYRETEASLANFQQILDTPRDKKPTHPQSVKALKTLAFEDVHFKHLTAEKPALDGISFNAQVGETVAFVGPSGSGKTTLVKLLVGLYKPLSGEILYNDIPGSDVNLDELREQIGFVTQDTQLFAGTIRENLRFVAPNATDEECLTALHQAAADTLLARAPQGLDTVIGEGGVKVSGGEKQRLSIARALLRKPALLVFDEATSALDSLTEEEIGRTVRDLSGSRQHITILIAHRLSTILHADRIFVLEQGHVVEQGRHSELLAQKGLYYAMWRQQIGERKELVTI from the coding sequence ATGCAACTACTTTACAGTTATTTACGGCGTTACTGGGGCCTGCTGGCACTGGCGCTGCTACTGGCGACGATCAACCAGGTTTTCTCGCTCCTTGATCCCTACATTTTCCGGAAAATCATTGACCAATATGTCGTTAAACCCGGCGTGGATTCGTCCAGCGTAGATTCGCCCGGTGGTACACTGCTCTCGATCAACTTCTGGGGCTTCCTGCAAAATGGGGCCGGCCTTCTGATTCTGCAAGCCCTCGGCGTAGCGATGGTGAGCCGTATTGCTAAAAACTTTCAGGATTATTACGTCAACGTGATTACCCAACGGCTGGGCGCGCAACTTTACACCGATGGCCTTCGCCATTCGCTCGAATTGCCGTATCAGGTGTTCGAAGATCAGCGATCGGGCGAAACACTGGGTAAGTTGCAGAAAGTACGCTCGGATGTCGAGAAGCTGATTCAGTCGTTTGTAAACGTGCTTTTTACGTCGGTTGTGGGGATCGTTTTCGTCATGTGGTATGCCGCTACCGTGTACTGGCCCATTGCACCGGCTTATTTTCTGACCATTCCACTGCTGGGTTTTGTCAGCTCACTATTGAGCAAAAAGATCAAGACCGTACAGAAAACCATCGTGGCCGAAACCACCGCGCTGGCCGGTTCGACCACCGAAAGTCTGCGTAATATCGAGCTGGTAAAAAGCCTTGGACTGGCTCAGCAGGAAACCGAACGGCTGAACGCGACGACCGGCAAAATCCTGAAGCTCGAACTCAAAAAAGTACGTTACATCCGGTCGCTTTCGTTCGTACAGGGTACGTTCGTCAACCTGCTCCGCAACGCCATTATGTTGCTCATGCTCTTTTTGGTCGTTCGGGGCGAAATTACGGTGGGCGAATTTTTCTCGCTGTTCATCTACTCCTTCGCCATTTTCGGGCCGTTGCAGGAACTGGGCAACATCATCAATATTTACCGCGAAACGGAAGCGTCACTGGCTAATTTTCAGCAGATTCTGGATACACCCCGTGACAAAAAACCAACTCATCCGCAGTCCGTCAAGGCACTCAAAACGTTGGCCTTCGAGGATGTTCACTTCAAGCACCTCACCGCCGAAAAACCCGCGCTCGATGGCATTTCGTTCAACGCGCAGGTTGGCGAAACCGTCGCGTTCGTTGGGCCCAGCGGCTCCGGAAAAACTACGCTCGTGAAGCTACTGGTAGGACTTTACAAACCACTAAGCGGTGAGATTTTATACAACGACATTCCTGGTTCCGATGTTAATCTGGACGAATTGCGGGAACAGATTGGCTTCGTCACGCAGGATACGCAGCTTTTTGCCGGAACCATCCGCGAAAACCTCCGCTTCGTTGCGCCCAACGCTACCGATGAAGAATGCCTGACCGCTTTGCATCAGGCAGCGGCTGATACCTTATTGGCCCGCGCGCCACAAGGACTCGACACGGTTATCGGCGAAGGTGGGGTGAAGGTCTCCGGGGGCGAAAAACAACGACTGTCCATTGCCCGCGCTCTGCTCCGCAAACCCGCGCTGCTGGTATTCGATGAGGCTACGTCGGCGCTGGACTCACTTACCGAAGAAGAAATTGGCCGTACGGTTCGTGATTTATCCGGGTCACGGCAACACATCACGATCCTGATCGCCCACCGACTAAGTACCATCCTCCACGCCGATCGCATCTTCGTGCTGGAGCAGGGTCACGTTGTTGAGCAGGGTCGCCATAGTGAGTTGTTAGCACAAAAAGGGCTGTACTACGCCATGTGGCGGCAACAGATTGGGGAGCGTAAGGAGTTGGTGACGATTTAG
- a CDS encoding protealysin inhibitor emfourin translates to MKLTYSREGGLFPQLAQTEMHDTDLPANLQKLAGAVLANPETYKAGSANKKLRDGYQYTLNLQEGRRTISLTFDDGSLPEDVQPLIQFLQQRTGKP, encoded by the coding sequence ATGAAACTGACCTATTCACGCGAAGGTGGCTTGTTTCCGCAACTAGCACAGACCGAAATGCACGACACCGACCTGCCCGCCAATTTGCAAAAACTGGCGGGCGCGGTCCTGGCGAATCCTGAAACCTATAAAGCCGGTTCGGCCAATAAAAAACTGCGGGACGGATATCAGTATACACTCAATCTTCAGGAAGGCCGCCGGACAATAAGCCTGACTTTCGATGATGGGAGCCTTCCCGAGGACGTTCAGCCGTTAATTCAGTTTTTGCAACAACGCACCGGAAAGCCATAA
- a CDS encoding M4 family metallopeptidase codes for MKNHPRCKCHIIPPFVVDELKKAGIDVATQNKTISREFRARRAAQLALRSSEASLVEPPTKTADRFVYDSKTTQNQRLLLVRKEGGAASTDAVVNTVYENAGTIRSYYKDTFNYLSVDNHGADMILNVHYGKAYANAFWDGDEMTFGDGDGQVFINLANALDVTAHELTHGVVQYTAGLNYQGQSGALNEHYADVFGSVIKQVAKKQTAATADWLIGDEIMGPSLRGQALRSMKAPGTAYDNPLMGKDPQPDSMATIYKGSSDNGGVHINSGIPNKVFYLVSIGIETDKAALLWFETLKTLKPTTNFKSFKTALLKQAKKLATAGRVPADTETIAKQSFVAVGL; via the coding sequence ATGAAAAATCATCCTCGTTGCAAGTGCCATATTATACCGCCGTTCGTGGTGGACGAGCTAAAAAAAGCGGGCATCGACGTAGCGACGCAAAACAAAACGATCAGCCGTGAATTTCGCGCGCGCCGTGCCGCACAACTGGCCCTACGAAGTAGTGAAGCTTCGCTGGTGGAACCCCCCACCAAAACGGCGGATCGGTTTGTATATGACTCAAAAACAACGCAGAATCAGCGGCTTCTGCTCGTTCGTAAAGAAGGGGGTGCCGCTTCAACCGATGCCGTTGTAAATACGGTCTACGAAAACGCGGGAACGATACGAAGTTATTATAAGGATACGTTCAACTACCTGTCGGTCGATAACCACGGCGCGGATATGATCCTGAACGTGCACTACGGAAAAGCTTACGCCAACGCGTTCTGGGATGGTGACGAGATGACGTTTGGCGACGGCGACGGTCAGGTTTTCATCAATCTGGCCAATGCGCTCGACGTGACGGCCCACGAGCTTACACACGGTGTCGTGCAGTACACAGCTGGTCTGAATTATCAGGGGCAATCGGGGGCGCTCAATGAACATTATGCCGATGTGTTCGGGTCGGTGATCAAACAGGTTGCCAAAAAGCAGACCGCTGCCACCGCCGATTGGCTCATCGGTGACGAAATCATGGGGCCCTCGCTTCGGGGACAGGCCCTGCGGTCGATGAAAGCACCGGGAACGGCATACGACAACCCACTGATGGGCAAAGATCCGCAGCCCGACAGTATGGCTACGATTTACAAAGGATCGTCCGACAACGGCGGGGTACACATCAACAGCGGCATTCCGAACAAAGTATTTTACTTGGTCTCAATCGGCATCGAAACCGATAAAGCGGCCCTACTCTGGTTCGAAACGTTGAAAACGCTTAAGCCAACGACAAACTTTAAAAGTTTTAAAACAGCCCTGCTCAAACAGGCGAAGAAACTGGCTACGGCGGGTCGCGTACCCGCTGATACGGAAACCATTGCCAAACAGTCGTTTGTTGCCGTGGGCTTGTAA